A genomic segment from Chlamydiales bacterium encodes:
- the sctR gene encoding type III secretion system export apparatus subunit SctR, whose protein sequence is MIKLMMHFLLLLLLLVGPTSTLIAQQTLTQFPEVIQVSEDPDGELSSNKAVRNVTSPIVNAPEAGNNNIIIPINQQAISKRPNIITQAAAITLMSLLPYLVILLTSFLKIIVVLSLLRNAIGVQQSPPNQVLNGLALILSVYVMFPTGLAMYNEGKDLIDNKAPSELVSAETTGFILEFVDRTKAPLKKFLENNTSAQHLQSFYKIAYKVLPESTKASLTQTDFLILIPSYITSQLKDAYQIGVLIYLPFFVIDLVVSNILLAMGMMMLSPLTIALPLKLLLLVMLDGWTLLIQGLVLSFK, encoded by the coding sequence ATGATCAAACTTATGATGCATTTTTTGCTGTTGTTACTACTACTTGTAGGCCCTACAAGTACGCTAATAGCTCAGCAAACGCTTACACAATTTCCAGAAGTCATTCAAGTAAGCGAAGATCCTGATGGAGAGCTCTCTTCTAATAAAGCCGTAAGAAATGTAACAAGCCCTATTGTAAATGCTCCTGAAGCTGGCAATAACAACATCATTATACCCATCAACCAGCAAGCTATCAGTAAAAGACCCAATATTATCACACAAGCCGCTGCCATCACCTTGATGTCTTTGCTTCCTTATCTAGTAATTTTATTAACTTCTTTCTTAAAAATTATTGTAGTCTTGTCCCTACTTAGAAACGCCATAGGTGTGCAACAATCGCCTCCTAACCAGGTTTTAAATGGACTTGCTCTAATATTAAGCGTGTATGTCATGTTTCCAACCGGCCTTGCAATGTACAATGAGGGTAAAGACTTAATTGACAATAAGGCGCCAAGCGAACTTGTTTCTGCAGAAACCACAGGCTTTATTCTGGAATTTGTAGACCGTACAAAAGCACCTTTAAAAAAGTTCCTAGAGAATAATACAAGCGCACAACACCTGCAAAGCTTTTATAAAATAGCCTACAAAGTACTCCCTGAAAGCACAAAAGCATCTCTAACTCAAACAGATTTTCTTATTTTAATTCCCTCTTACATTACAAGTCAGCTTAAAGATGCCTACCAAATTGGCGTATTGATTTACTTACCATTTTTTGTTATAGACCTCGTAGTTTCCAACATTCTACTTGCCATGGGTATGATGATGCTCTCTCCCCTTACAATTGCGCTGCCCCTTAAGCTCTTACTGCTTGTAATGCTCGATGGTTGGACGCTGCTCATTCAGGGCCTCGTATTAAGCTTTAAATAA